The following are from one region of the Periophthalmus magnuspinnatus isolate fPerMag1 chromosome 5, fPerMag1.2.pri, whole genome shotgun sequence genome:
- the stx18 gene encoding syntaxin-18 isoform X2 yields MTMDITLLFKASVKTVKTRNKAIGIGFDSGKDEILRRGRTKSGFCPRAREVVTNISKLKDFLLQHRKDYVSAGSLMSCEVSRMTESERDQIDQDAQIFMRTCSEAIRTLRHEEKQVGSAQTKDHRGAVLDLIESYLRGVCKLYSEQRAVRVKRVVDKKRLSRLLPEHHKRHVTPVAVKPAAVEPSNANNGETDQSKEGGSERPVPEAVDPTGDLWEEGQEEDELSPEEIQMFEQENQRLISEMNSLVDEVKQIEGKVVEISRLQEIFAEKVLQQETEIDNIHQLVVGATENVKEGNEDIREAIKNNAGFRVWILFFLVMCSFSLLFLDWYDS; encoded by the exons ATGACCATGGACATTACGCTGCTGTTTAAGGCCAGTGTGAAGACCGTCAAGACCCGGAACAAGGCCATCGGGATCGGCTTTGACTCCGGAAAAGACGAGATACTTCGCCGCGGCCGAACCAAGAGCGGCTTCTGCCCCAGAGCGAGAGAAGTG GTTACCAACATCTCCAAACTCAAAGACTTCCTTCTGCAGCATCGGAAAGACTACGTCAGCGCCGGAAG tctgatgtcatgtgAGGTGAGCCGTATgacagaaagtgagagagaccAGATCGACCAAGATGCCCAGATCTTCATGAGAACCTGCTCCGAGGCCATCAGGACCCTCAGACATGAAG AGAAACAGGTGGGATCAGCCCAGACCAAAGACCACAGAGGAGCTGTGCTAGACTTGATTGAGTCCTACCTCAGAG GTGTGTGTAAGCTGTACTCGGAGCAGAGAGCGGTCAGAGTGAAGAGGGTCGTGGACAAGAAGAGACT gtcTCGTCTTTTACCTGAACATCACAAACGCCATGTCACACCTGTAGCTGTGAAGCCTGCAGCAGTGGAACCCAGCAACGCAAACAATGGGGAGACCGACCAGAGCAAGGAGGGGGGATCag AGCGGCCTGTACCAGAGGCAGTGGACCCCACTGGAGACCTgtgggaggaggggcaggaggaggatgAGCTCTCCCCAGAGGAGATTCAGATG TTTGAGCAGGAGAACCAGCGGCTCATCAGTGAGATGAACAGTTTGGTGGATGAAGTCAA ACAGATTGAAGGGAAGGTGGTGGAGATCTCACGACTGCAGGAAATCTTTGCAGAGAAAGTCCTTCAGCAG GAGACAGAGATTGATAACATTCACCAACTTGTGGTCGGAGCCACAGAAAACGTCAAAGAAGGAAACGAGGACATCAGAGAG gcGATCAAAAACAACGCAGGGTTCAGAGTCTGGATCCTGTTCTTCCTCGTCATGtgctccttctccctcctcttcctcgatTGGTATGacagctaa
- the stx18 gene encoding syntaxin-18 isoform X1, whose protein sequence is MTMDITLLFKASVKTVKTRNKAIGIGFDSGKDEILRRGRTKSGFCPRAREVVTNISKLKDFLLQHRKDYVSAGSLMSCEVSRMTESERDQIDQDAQIFMRTCSEAIRTLRHEAEKQVGSAQTKDHRGAVLDLIESYLRGVCKLYSEQRAVRVKRVVDKKRLSRLLPEHHKRHVTPVAVKPAAVEPSNANNGETDQSKEGGSERPVPEAVDPTGDLWEEGQEEDELSPEEIQMFEQENQRLISEMNSLVDEVKQIEGKVVEISRLQEIFAEKVLQQETEIDNIHQLVVGATENVKEGNEDIREAIKNNAGFRVWILFFLVMCSFSLLFLDWYDS, encoded by the exons ATGACCATGGACATTACGCTGCTGTTTAAGGCCAGTGTGAAGACCGTCAAGACCCGGAACAAGGCCATCGGGATCGGCTTTGACTCCGGAAAAGACGAGATACTTCGCCGCGGCCGAACCAAGAGCGGCTTCTGCCCCAGAGCGAGAGAAGTG GTTACCAACATCTCCAAACTCAAAGACTTCCTTCTGCAGCATCGGAAAGACTACGTCAGCGCCGGAAG tctgatgtcatgtgAGGTGAGCCGTATgacagaaagtgagagagaccAGATCGACCAAGATGCCCAGATCTTCATGAGAACCTGCTCCGAGGCCATCAGGACCCTCAGACATGAAG CAGAGAAACAGGTGGGATCAGCCCAGACCAAAGACCACAGAGGAGCTGTGCTAGACTTGATTGAGTCCTACCTCAGAG GTGTGTGTAAGCTGTACTCGGAGCAGAGAGCGGTCAGAGTGAAGAGGGTCGTGGACAAGAAGAGACT gtcTCGTCTTTTACCTGAACATCACAAACGCCATGTCACACCTGTAGCTGTGAAGCCTGCAGCAGTGGAACCCAGCAACGCAAACAATGGGGAGACCGACCAGAGCAAGGAGGGGGGATCag AGCGGCCTGTACCAGAGGCAGTGGACCCCACTGGAGACCTgtgggaggaggggcaggaggaggatgAGCTCTCCCCAGAGGAGATTCAGATG TTTGAGCAGGAGAACCAGCGGCTCATCAGTGAGATGAACAGTTTGGTGGATGAAGTCAA ACAGATTGAAGGGAAGGTGGTGGAGATCTCACGACTGCAGGAAATCTTTGCAGAGAAAGTCCTTCAGCAG GAGACAGAGATTGATAACATTCACCAACTTGTGGTCGGAGCCACAGAAAACGTCAAAGAAGGAAACGAGGACATCAGAGAG gcGATCAAAAACAACGCAGGGTTCAGAGTCTGGATCCTGTTCTTCCTCGTCATGtgctccttctccctcctcttcctcgatTGGTATGacagctaa
- the LOC117370923 gene encoding gastrula zinc finger protein XlCGF57.1-like, translating to MSAGGLADGRSKLLHRVQMPSLSLGPGLNQKIPETQIQPEEHGVKQEEEQLPVCVPESSVVYVKREESSLPQQSQAEHLKETQGDTEPHLHFETQGHAKQSSDTDNDEDWRAPFSFSDAQMKTEADGDHYNQVQIRATGERTYSSSNRGQMPFLSPGPGLNQVIPETPQIKEEPEEQIVKQEEEQLPVYVPVSSAVCVKTEESSLFQQPETSATVKNGDMSGTAKGAEGIKHHCPFCGKKFGTKDHLHRHIRIHTGEKPYSCPICKKTFTLKATLDAHSRIHTGEKPFSCPTCKKSFSHKGSLDTHIRTHTGERPYSCIMCDRTFADKSTLRIHMKTHTGDRPYSCFICKKGFIRGRDLFIHMRTHSGEKPFSCSTCGKRFAKYLTLKLHTRSHTGERPYSCSICKKTFSQKGSLDRHGRTHTGERPFSCSTCKKTFTLKCNLKIHKRTHTGERPYSCSVCNRAFTEQTSLKSHMKRHTGERPYSCPTCHKAFTDKANLNRHERTHGGEKPFSCSTCNKTFSQKSSLKIHQRTHTGEKPYSCSVCNKRFAENSTLRKHMETHTKERPYSCSFCKEAFRFKGHLDKHIRSHVGERPYSCSVCQKTYTLKSSLDRHKRTHT from the exons ATGTCTGCAGGAGGACTTGCGGACGGCCGCTCCAAACTGCTCCATC gtgtccagatgccctccctgagtcTGGgcccaggtctgaaccaaaaAATCCCAGAGACTCAGATTCAGCCAGAGGAGCACGGTgtcaaacaggaggaggagcagctgcCAGT ATGTGTCCCAGAGTCCAGTGTTGTCTACGTGAAGAGAGAAGAGTCCTCACTCCCTCAACAAAGCCAAGCTGAGCATTTAAAGGAAACACAAGGAGACACAgagccacatttacactttGAGACTCAGGGGCATGCAAAGCAGTCCtctgacactgacaatgatgAAGATTGGAGAGCTCCATTCAGCTTTTCAGATGCACAGATGAAGACAGAGGCTGATGGAGACCACTACAACCAAGTCCAGATCAGAGCCACAGGAGAACGAACTTACAGCAGTTCAAACC GTGGACAGATGCCTTTCCTGAGTCCTGgcccaggtctgaaccaggtaatcccagagactccacaaatcaaagaggagccagaggaacagatcgtcaaacaggaggaagagcagcTGCCAGT GTATGTCCCAGTGTCCAgtgctgtctgtgtgaagacagaagagtcctcactgttTCAACAACCAGAGACAAGTGCCACTGTGAAAAATGGAGACATGTCAGGAAcagccaaaggagcagagggcATCAAACACCACTGTCCTTTTTGTGGAAAGAAATTTGGGACAAAAGATCACTTACACAGACACATTAgaattcacacaggagagaaaccgtACAGCTGTCCAATTTGTAAGAAAACGTTTACCCTTAAGGCTACATTAGATGCACATAGTAGAATACATACAGGTGAAAAACCATTCAGCTGTCCAACCTGTAAGAAATCATTTTCCCATAAGGGCTCACTAGATACACATATAAGAAcccacacaggagagagacctTACAGCTGTATAATGTGTGATAGAACATTTGCTGATAAGTCTACTCTCAGGatacacatgaaaacacacacaggagataGACCTTACAGCTGCTTTATTTGTAAGAAAGGATTTATTAGAGGCCGTGACCTGTTTATTCATATGAGAACACATTCAGGTGAaaaaccattcagctgttccaCATGTGGTAAACGTTTTGCAAAATACCTCACCCTCAAACTACATACAAGATCACACACCGGAGaaagaccttacagctgttcaattTGTAAGAAGACATTTAGTCAGAAGGGCAGTTTAGATAGACATGGACGAACACATACAGGTGAaagacctttcagctgttcaacGTGCAAGAAAACATTTACCTTAAAATGTAatctaaaaatacataaaagaacTCACACTGGAGaaagaccttacagctgttcagtgTGTAATAGAGCATTTACTGAGCAGACTAGTTTAAAGTCACACATGAAAAGACACACAGGAGAAAGACCCTACAGCTGTCCAACCTGTCACAAAGCATTTACTGATAAAGCCAATCTGAACAGACATGAAAGGACACATGGAGGTGAAAAGCCATTCAGCTGTTCTACCTGTAACAAAACATTTTCCCAAAAGAGTAGCCTAAAAATACACCAAAGAACTCACACAGGAgaaaaaccttacagctgttcagtgTGTAATAAAAGATTTGCTGAGAACTCTACTCTCAGGAAACATatggaaacacacacaaaagaaaggccttacagctgttcattTTGTAAAGAAGCATTTAGATTTAAGGGCCATCTAGATAAACACATACGAAGCCATGTTGGTGAAAGACCTTACAGTTGTTCAGTCTGTCAAAAAACATATACGCTTAAGAGTAGTCTAGATCGACACAAAAGAACTCACACATGA